The Chiroxiphia lanceolata isolate bChiLan1 chromosome 12, bChiLan1.pri, whole genome shotgun sequence genome window below encodes:
- the SECISBP2L gene encoding selenocysteine insertion sequence-binding protein 2-like isoform X1, whose amino-acid sequence MDKADKNVKLSAEVEPFIPQKKGPETLMIPMALPNDSGGINGMEPTPIPSYLITCYPFVQENQSNRQFPLYNSDIRWQQPSPNPAGPYLAYPIISAQPPVSTEYTYYQLMPAPCAQVMGFYHPFPAPYPTPFQTASAVSTVTTECTERPSPSGQVFPLSSQRSRSSNRGPAIQKQQQLQMHIKNKRPPVKNVATQKETSSSGPENRSKIVLLVDASQQTDFPSDIANKSLSESASTMLWKSKGRRRRTSHPAAESSSEQGASEADIDSDSGYCSPKHGNNQAAAMASRNTDSCAMNVVEPSINATGVSWTNVNSQATQKKPWIEKTQTFSRGGRQAEQRNNPQSGFRCRDHSTSSERRQSLQKRHEKPLATNQSGRAEQSPEPLYFEDEDEFPELNSDNGSSKSSNIQQKISPKVLDDLPENSPINIVQTPIPITTSVPKRAKSQKKKALAAALATAQEYSEISMEQKKLQEALSKAAGKKSKTPVQLDLGDMLAALEKQQQAMKARQITNTRPLSYTVGSAAPFHTKESANRKSLTKGQPSMGCLNPLDSTAPKVKRGKEREIAKLKRPTALKKIILKEREEKKGRLSADHSLLGSDEQKEAHINLTADQSQELASQEETGLSMPSDTSLSPASQNSPYCMTPVSQGSPASSGIGSPMASSAITKIHSKRFREYCNQVLSKEIDECVTLLLQELVSFQERIYQKDPMRAKARRRLVMGLREVTKHMKLNKIKCVIISPNCEKIQSKGGLDEALYNVIAMAREQEIPFVFALGRKALGRCVNKLVPVSVVGIFNYSGAEDLFNKLVSLTEEARKAYRDMVAAMEQEQAEEALKNVKKAPHHMGHSRNPSAASAISFCSVISEPISEVNEKEYETNWRNMVETSDGLETSENERESSCKTAAPEKAGNGPVEKATLNKQPPLATTGTTSATNHGKSTPGDKDEVKPDDNLEWASQQSTETGSLDGSCRDLLNSSMTSTTSTLVPGMLEEEEEEEDEDDEDYAHEPISVEVQLNSRIESWVSETQRTMETLQLGKTLSGAEEDNGEQSEEEEIETSEQADPGTDGEEWTNDKHASNTQHKPTICSSLNKEHTDSIYMP is encoded by the exons AATGTCAAGCTGTCAGCTGAAGTAGAACCATTTATTCCTCAGAAGAAGGGTCCAGAAACACTAATGATCCCGATGGCGCTTCCTAACGACAGCGGAGGAATTAATGGCATGGAACCAACTCCAATCCCCAGCTACCTGATCACTTGCTATCCATTTGTACAGGAAAATCAATCCAACAG gCAGTTTCCACTGTATAACAGTGACATCAGATGGCAGCAACCCAGCCCAAATCCTGCAGGACCATACCTTGCTTATCCTATAATATCTGCACAGCCACCTGTTTCTACAGAATATACTTATTATCAGCTGATGCCAGCACCGTGTGCTCAGGTCATGGGTTTCTaccatcccttccctgccccctATCCCACACCCTTTCAAACAGCAAGTGCTGTCAGTACAGTTACTACGGAATGCACTGAGCGTCCCAGCCCCTCGGGCCAGGTCTTCCCATTGTCCAGTCAGCGGAGCAGGAGCAGTAACAGGGGACCAGCCATACAAAAA caacagcagttACAGatgcatataaaaaataaacgTCCTCCAGTGAAAAATGTTGCCACTCAGAAGGAGACGAGTTCATCAGGTCCTGAGAACAGATCAAAGATTGTTTTGTTGGTTGATGCATCACAGCAAACAG ACTTTCCTTCAGATATAGCTAATAAATCACTTTCTGAGAGCGCCTCTACAATGCTTTGGAAATCAAAAGGCAGGCGCAGAAGAACTTCTCACCCTGCTGCAGAGTCCTCTAGTGAACAGGGAGCAAGTGAAGCAGACATTGACAGTGACAGTGGCTATTGTAGTCCTAAGCATGGCAATAACCAGGCTGCAGCCATGGCTTCAAGAAACACAGATTCTTGTGCAATGAAT gttGTAGAACCATCAATAAATGCAA CTGGTGTAAGCTGGACTAATGTAAATTCCCAGGCAACTCAAAAAAAACCTTGGATTGAAAAAACTCAGACCTTTTCCAGAGGTGGAAGACAAGCTGAGCAAAGAAATAATCCACAG TCTGGATTCAGATGCAGAGACCACAGCACGTCTTCAGAAAGGAGGCAGAGTTTGCAGAAACGACACGAAAAACCTCTCGCTACAAACCAgtcaggcagagcagagcagagtccTGAGCCTCTGTACTTCGAG GATGAAGATGAATTTCCAGAGCTAAATAGTGACAATGGCAGCAGCAAAAGTAGTAACATCCAGCAAAAGATTTCACCCAAAGTA TTGGATGACTTACCAGAGAATTCTCCAATCAATATAGTCCAAACTCCAATTCCCATTACAACCTCTGTACCAAAGCGTGCAAAAAGCCAGAAGAAGAAGGCCTTGGCAGCAGCACTTGCAACAGCTCAAGAGTATTCAGAGATAAGCatggaacagaaaaaacttCAG GAGGCTTTATcaaaagcagctggaaagaaGAGTAAGACCCCTGTTCAGTTGGATTTGGGTGACATGTTGGCAGCtcttgaaaagcagcagcaagcaaTGAAAGCTCGTCAGATCACCAACACCAGGCCCCTCTCATACACAG ttggcagtgctgctccctTTCATACCAAAGAATCTGCCAACAGAAAGTCCTTAACAAAGGGACAGCCATCTATGGGTTGCCTTAATCCTTTGGATTCAACTGCCCCAAaagtgaaaagaggaaaagagagagagattgcAAAACTGAAACGTCCTACAGCACTTAAAAAG attattttgaaagagagggaagagaagaaaggccGTTTGTCAGCTGACCACAGCCTTTTGGGTTCTGATGAACAGAAAGAGGCTCATATAAACCTGACTGCTGATCAGTCCCAGGAGCTGGCCTCTCAAGAAG AAACTGGACTGAGTATGCCCAGTGATACTTCCCTGTCTCCAGCAAGTCAGAATTCTCCATACTGCATGACCCCAGTGTCCCAGGGGTCACCTGCTAGTTCTGGAATAGGCAGTCCAATGGCATCCTCTGCAATAACCAAGATTCACAGCAAGAGATTCAGAGA ATACTGTAACCAAGTTTTAAGTAAAGAAATAGATGAGTGTGTGACTCTCTTACTGCAAGAGCTTGTCAGCTTCCAGGAACGGATTTACCAGAAGGATCCCATGAGAGCTAAAGCACGGAGAAGACTTGTTATGGGGTTGCGTGAGGTTACTAAGCACATGAAACTAAACAAGATCAAGTGTGTCATCATATCTCCCAACTGCGAAAAAATTCAGTCTAAAG GTGGACTGGATGAGGCTTTGTATAATGTAATAGCCATGGCCCGGGAACAAGAGATTCCGTTTGTCTTTGCTCTCGGCCGCAAAGCCCTTGGCCGTTGTGTGAACAAGCTGGTCCCTGTCAGTGTTGTGGGCATCTTCAACTACTCAGGTGCTGAG GACCTGTTTAATAAGCTGGTATCCCTGACTGAAGAGGCCAGGAAAGCCTACAGAGACATGGTGGCTGCAATGGAACAGGAACAGGCAGAAGAAGCCCTGAAGAATGTTAAGAAGGCACCACATCACATGGGTCATTCTCGTAACCCCTCTGCAGCAAGTGCTATCTCATTCTGCAGTGTTATTTCTGAACCCATATCTGAGGTGAATGAGAAGGAATATG AAACAAACTGGAGAAATATGGTGGAAACATCTGATGGGTTAGAGACCtctgaaaatgagagagaatCCTCGTGCAAGACTGCAGCACCAGAAAAAGCTGGTAATGGTCCAGTGGAAAAAGCCACTCTTAATAAACAACCACCTCTGGCTACAACTGGCACTACCTCAGCAACAAATCATGGAAAATCCACCCCAGGTGACAAAGATGAGGTGAAACCAGATGACAATCTGGAATGGGCCTCACAGCAGAGCACCGAAACAGGATCGCTGGATGGCAGCTGCCGGGATCTCTTGAATTCCTCCATGACTAGTACCACCAGTACTCTCGTACCAGGAatgctggaagaggaggaggaggaagaagatgagGATGATGAGGATTATGCCCATGAACCAATTTCTGTAGAGGTTCAGCTCAACAGCAGAATTGAATCTTGGGTTTCAGAGACCCAGAGAACTATGGAGACGCTTCAGCTCGGGAAGACCCTGAGTGGTGCTGAAGAAGACAATGGAGAACaaagtgaagaggaagaaatagaGACTTCTGAGCAGGCTGATCCCGGCACTGATGGGGAGGAATGGACAAATGATAAGCATGCAAGTAACACTCAACATAAACCCACCATCTGCAGTTCTTTGAACAAAGAACACACAGATTCCATCTACATGCCGTAA
- the SECISBP2L gene encoding selenocysteine insertion sequence-binding protein 2-like isoform X2 has protein sequence MIPMALPNDSGGINGMEPTPIPSYLITCYPFVQENQSNRQFPLYNSDIRWQQPSPNPAGPYLAYPIISAQPPVSTEYTYYQLMPAPCAQVMGFYHPFPAPYPTPFQTASAVSTVTTECTERPSPSGQVFPLSSQRSRSSNRGPAIQKQQQLQMHIKNKRPPVKNVATQKETSSSGPENRSKIVLLVDASQQTDFPSDIANKSLSESASTMLWKSKGRRRRTSHPAAESSSEQGASEADIDSDSGYCSPKHGNNQAAAMASRNTDSCAMNVVEPSINATGVSWTNVNSQATQKKPWIEKTQTFSRGGRQAEQRNNPQSGFRCRDHSTSSERRQSLQKRHEKPLATNQSGRAEQSPEPLYFEDEDEFPELNSDNGSSKSSNIQQKISPKVLDDLPENSPINIVQTPIPITTSVPKRAKSQKKKALAAALATAQEYSEISMEQKKLQEALSKAAGKKSKTPVQLDLGDMLAALEKQQQAMKARQITNTRPLSYTVGSAAPFHTKESANRKSLTKGQPSMGCLNPLDSTAPKVKRGKEREIAKLKRPTALKKIILKEREEKKGRLSADHSLLGSDEQKEAHINLTADQSQELASQEETGLSMPSDTSLSPASQNSPYCMTPVSQGSPASSGIGSPMASSAITKIHSKRFREYCNQVLSKEIDECVTLLLQELVSFQERIYQKDPMRAKARRRLVMGLREVTKHMKLNKIKCVIISPNCEKIQSKGGLDEALYNVIAMAREQEIPFVFALGRKALGRCVNKLVPVSVVGIFNYSGAEDLFNKLVSLTEEARKAYRDMVAAMEQEQAEEALKNVKKAPHHMGHSRNPSAASAISFCSVISEPISEVNEKEYETNWRNMVETSDGLETSENERESSCKTAAPEKAGNGPVEKATLNKQPPLATTGTTSATNHGKSTPGDKDEVKPDDNLEWASQQSTETGSLDGSCRDLLNSSMTSTTSTLVPGMLEEEEEEEDEDDEDYAHEPISVEVQLNSRIESWVSETQRTMETLQLGKTLSGAEEDNGEQSEEEEIETSEQADPGTDGEEWTNDKHASNTQHKPTICSSLNKEHTDSIYMP, from the exons ATGATCCCGATGGCGCTTCCTAACGACAGCGGAGGAATTAATGGCATGGAACCAACTCCAATCCCCAGCTACCTGATCACTTGCTATCCATTTGTACAGGAAAATCAATCCAACAG gCAGTTTCCACTGTATAACAGTGACATCAGATGGCAGCAACCCAGCCCAAATCCTGCAGGACCATACCTTGCTTATCCTATAATATCTGCACAGCCACCTGTTTCTACAGAATATACTTATTATCAGCTGATGCCAGCACCGTGTGCTCAGGTCATGGGTTTCTaccatcccttccctgccccctATCCCACACCCTTTCAAACAGCAAGTGCTGTCAGTACAGTTACTACGGAATGCACTGAGCGTCCCAGCCCCTCGGGCCAGGTCTTCCCATTGTCCAGTCAGCGGAGCAGGAGCAGTAACAGGGGACCAGCCATACAAAAA caacagcagttACAGatgcatataaaaaataaacgTCCTCCAGTGAAAAATGTTGCCACTCAGAAGGAGACGAGTTCATCAGGTCCTGAGAACAGATCAAAGATTGTTTTGTTGGTTGATGCATCACAGCAAACAG ACTTTCCTTCAGATATAGCTAATAAATCACTTTCTGAGAGCGCCTCTACAATGCTTTGGAAATCAAAAGGCAGGCGCAGAAGAACTTCTCACCCTGCTGCAGAGTCCTCTAGTGAACAGGGAGCAAGTGAAGCAGACATTGACAGTGACAGTGGCTATTGTAGTCCTAAGCATGGCAATAACCAGGCTGCAGCCATGGCTTCAAGAAACACAGATTCTTGTGCAATGAAT gttGTAGAACCATCAATAAATGCAA CTGGTGTAAGCTGGACTAATGTAAATTCCCAGGCAACTCAAAAAAAACCTTGGATTGAAAAAACTCAGACCTTTTCCAGAGGTGGAAGACAAGCTGAGCAAAGAAATAATCCACAG TCTGGATTCAGATGCAGAGACCACAGCACGTCTTCAGAAAGGAGGCAGAGTTTGCAGAAACGACACGAAAAACCTCTCGCTACAAACCAgtcaggcagagcagagcagagtccTGAGCCTCTGTACTTCGAG GATGAAGATGAATTTCCAGAGCTAAATAGTGACAATGGCAGCAGCAAAAGTAGTAACATCCAGCAAAAGATTTCACCCAAAGTA TTGGATGACTTACCAGAGAATTCTCCAATCAATATAGTCCAAACTCCAATTCCCATTACAACCTCTGTACCAAAGCGTGCAAAAAGCCAGAAGAAGAAGGCCTTGGCAGCAGCACTTGCAACAGCTCAAGAGTATTCAGAGATAAGCatggaacagaaaaaacttCAG GAGGCTTTATcaaaagcagctggaaagaaGAGTAAGACCCCTGTTCAGTTGGATTTGGGTGACATGTTGGCAGCtcttgaaaagcagcagcaagcaaTGAAAGCTCGTCAGATCACCAACACCAGGCCCCTCTCATACACAG ttggcagtgctgctccctTTCATACCAAAGAATCTGCCAACAGAAAGTCCTTAACAAAGGGACAGCCATCTATGGGTTGCCTTAATCCTTTGGATTCAACTGCCCCAAaagtgaaaagaggaaaagagagagagattgcAAAACTGAAACGTCCTACAGCACTTAAAAAG attattttgaaagagagggaagagaagaaaggccGTTTGTCAGCTGACCACAGCCTTTTGGGTTCTGATGAACAGAAAGAGGCTCATATAAACCTGACTGCTGATCAGTCCCAGGAGCTGGCCTCTCAAGAAG AAACTGGACTGAGTATGCCCAGTGATACTTCCCTGTCTCCAGCAAGTCAGAATTCTCCATACTGCATGACCCCAGTGTCCCAGGGGTCACCTGCTAGTTCTGGAATAGGCAGTCCAATGGCATCCTCTGCAATAACCAAGATTCACAGCAAGAGATTCAGAGA ATACTGTAACCAAGTTTTAAGTAAAGAAATAGATGAGTGTGTGACTCTCTTACTGCAAGAGCTTGTCAGCTTCCAGGAACGGATTTACCAGAAGGATCCCATGAGAGCTAAAGCACGGAGAAGACTTGTTATGGGGTTGCGTGAGGTTACTAAGCACATGAAACTAAACAAGATCAAGTGTGTCATCATATCTCCCAACTGCGAAAAAATTCAGTCTAAAG GTGGACTGGATGAGGCTTTGTATAATGTAATAGCCATGGCCCGGGAACAAGAGATTCCGTTTGTCTTTGCTCTCGGCCGCAAAGCCCTTGGCCGTTGTGTGAACAAGCTGGTCCCTGTCAGTGTTGTGGGCATCTTCAACTACTCAGGTGCTGAG GACCTGTTTAATAAGCTGGTATCCCTGACTGAAGAGGCCAGGAAAGCCTACAGAGACATGGTGGCTGCAATGGAACAGGAACAGGCAGAAGAAGCCCTGAAGAATGTTAAGAAGGCACCACATCACATGGGTCATTCTCGTAACCCCTCTGCAGCAAGTGCTATCTCATTCTGCAGTGTTATTTCTGAACCCATATCTGAGGTGAATGAGAAGGAATATG AAACAAACTGGAGAAATATGGTGGAAACATCTGATGGGTTAGAGACCtctgaaaatgagagagaatCCTCGTGCAAGACTGCAGCACCAGAAAAAGCTGGTAATGGTCCAGTGGAAAAAGCCACTCTTAATAAACAACCACCTCTGGCTACAACTGGCACTACCTCAGCAACAAATCATGGAAAATCCACCCCAGGTGACAAAGATGAGGTGAAACCAGATGACAATCTGGAATGGGCCTCACAGCAGAGCACCGAAACAGGATCGCTGGATGGCAGCTGCCGGGATCTCTTGAATTCCTCCATGACTAGTACCACCAGTACTCTCGTACCAGGAatgctggaagaggaggaggaggaagaagatgagGATGATGAGGATTATGCCCATGAACCAATTTCTGTAGAGGTTCAGCTCAACAGCAGAATTGAATCTTGGGTTTCAGAGACCCAGAGAACTATGGAGACGCTTCAGCTCGGGAAGACCCTGAGTGGTGCTGAAGAAGACAATGGAGAACaaagtgaagaggaagaaatagaGACTTCTGAGCAGGCTGATCCCGGCACTGATGGGGAGGAATGGACAAATGATAAGCATGCAAGTAACACTCAACATAAACCCACCATCTGCAGTTCTTTGAACAAAGAACACACAGATTCCATCTACATGCCGTAA